In the genome of Bosea sp. BIWAKO-01, the window GGGTCGGCAGCCCCCGGCGCGAGCCACCCATCCAGATGTAGAGGTAGTCGCGGAGGAAGCGCGACAGCGTCATGTGCCAGCGCCGCCAGAAATCCTGGATGCTGACGCTGCGATAGGGCACGTCAAAATTCTGTGGCAGCACGATGCCGAAGAGCAGGGCGAGCCCGAGCGCCATGTCGGTATAGCCGGAGAAGTCGAAATAGATCTGGAAGGTGAAGGCGAGCGTAGCCTGCCAGGCCTCGACCACCGAAACGGCCTGTCCGGCTGCAGCCGCTGCAAAAACGGGATTGGCGTACTCGGCCAGAGGATCGCCGAGCAGAACCTTCTTGGCGAGGCCGGCGGTCAGGAGCATCAGCCCCCGCGCGATGCGTTCGGCTGCGTCCGACCGCAAATACGGCCGCTCGTCGAACTGATGCATGATCTCGCGCCAGCGCACCAGCGGTCCGGCAAGCACCTGCGGGAAGAAGGCGATGTAGAGCGCATAGCGCACCAGATCGTAGCGCGGGGCCTCTCCGCGCCTGAGATCCGTCAGGTACATCACATGGTGGAAGGTGAAGAACGAGATGCCGAGCGGGAGTGCCAGATCAAGCTTGGGGGCGGGGAGCCCTGGAACCATGCTTGTGATCTCGGCGAAGAAATTAAAGTACTTGAACAGCGCCAGCACGGCGAGGTTGAGCGCGATCGCCAGCGAAATCAGGCCGCTGCGCTTCGTCTTCAGGAAGGCTTCGGCGATCCACCAGTTGAGCAGGATCGAGAAGGCGAGCAGAGGGACGAAGCGCCAGTCCCAATAGCCGTAGAAGACGAAGGACAGAAGCGCCAGAACTGGCAGCCGCAGGCTCGGCTGAAAACGCTCGACCAGCCAGTGCAGGGCCAGCGCCAGGGGCAGAAAGCCGAGCAGGAAGACGAAGGAATTGAACAGCATCGAGTGCGGGAGATCTCTTGGGGGCGAGCGCCGCCTTAGACGATTATCTCCCAGGAGTCATGTCCGGGGTCGCAGACCGGGAGGCTCGGCGAAGCGGGCTTCCGGACGAAAATGCTCGTCAGGCGCGCAGTCTTTCCGATCTTCGAAGCATATGTGTGGTTCTATGTGGGTCTTTGAAAGTGTATTATTCTCATTAGAATAATTATAATAAATATTCGTGTGATCAATGTCGTAATATTGTTGATGTGCTACGAAACGATGCTAGTCAGTCGCGTGAGCGCCGCCGTCTTGCTCTGAAACAATCGTAGTAGCCGTGTCCAAGGGACTGCCCATATTCTTGCTGTTGGGACTGCTCTGGTCTGTGGCCAGTGCGTTCGGTCTCGTTTCGCCCTTCCTGCTGCCTGGGCCGGTTGCGGTCATGGAGGCGGGACGTCAACTCATCGCCGATGGCTCCCTTGCCAGGCATGTGGCGATCAGCTTGCAGCGCGTGATCCTTGGCTACGGCCTTTCCGTCGCGACTGCCTTGCCCCTGGCTCTGCTGTTCGGTCTGCTTCCGCGGTTGCGCGTGCTGGTCGAGCCGGCACTCGAATTCCTGCGCCAGGTTCCGCCGCTTGCGCTGCTGCCGCTGCTGATCCTGTGG includes:
- a CDS encoding MBOAT family protein, encoding MLFNSFVFLLGFLPLALALHWLVERFQPSLRLPVLALLSFVFYGYWDWRFVPLLAFSILLNWWIAEAFLKTKRSGLISLAIALNLAVLALFKYFNFFAEITSMVPGLPAPKLDLALPLGISFFTFHHVMYLTDLRRGEAPRYDLVRYALYIAFFPQVLAGPLVRWREIMHQFDERPYLRSDAAERIARGLMLLTAGLAKKVLLGDPLAEYANPVFAAAAAGQAVSVVEAWQATLAFTFQIYFDFSGYTDMALGLALLFGIVLPQNFDVPYRSVSIQDFWRRWHMTLSRFLRDYLYIWMGGSRRGLPTQIWALFATMALGGLWHGAGLTFIAWGVAHGLALIVCLLWRRAKLPMPALLGWALTLLFVTLSWVLFRASSFPAALTIYKGLFGFAPIGSGFKWRALLPAAAFAMIGPTAWAMVHRLPPARWIAVLTAVLFVLVLFKIGDDANYEFIYFQF